In one Pseudomonas sp. MM211 genomic region, the following are encoded:
- a CDS encoding YggS family pyridoxal phosphate-dependent enzyme, whose product MSTIAKNIAKVGVRIREAAQASQRDFATIGLLAVSKTKPADAIREANAAGLHDFGENYLQEALDKQVQLADLALSWHFIGPIQSNKTRPIAEHFAWVHSVDRLKIAERLSDQRPPELPPLNICLQVNVSGEDSKSGCQPDELAALAQAVTQLPNLRLRGLMTIPQPTDDVAMQRAAFARLRELRDGLNLDLDTLSMGMSHDLEAAIAEGATWVRIGTALFGERDYSKT is encoded by the coding sequence ATGTCCACGATAGCAAAGAATATTGCAAAGGTCGGTGTGCGTATCCGTGAGGCAGCGCAAGCCTCACAGCGAGATTTCGCCACTATTGGCCTATTAGCGGTGAGCAAGACCAAACCTGCTGACGCCATTCGCGAGGCTAACGCGGCCGGTCTGCACGATTTTGGCGAGAACTACCTGCAGGAAGCCCTCGACAAGCAAGTGCAACTGGCCGACCTGGCGCTGAGCTGGCACTTCATCGGCCCTATCCAGTCGAACAAGACCCGTCCGATCGCCGAACACTTTGCCTGGGTACACTCGGTGGATCGCCTGAAGATCGCCGAGCGCCTGAGCGACCAGCGCCCGCCTGAACTGCCGCCACTGAACATCTGCCTGCAGGTCAATGTCAGCGGTGAGGACAGCAAATCCGGCTGCCAGCCCGACGAGCTCGCGGCGCTGGCACAGGCGGTTACACAACTGCCCAACCTGCGCCTGCGCGGATTGATGACAATTCCCCAGCCCACCGACGACGTCGCCATGCAACGTGCGGCCTTCGCCCGCCTGCGTGAGCTGCGGGACGGCCTGAACCTCGACCTCGACACCCTGTCCATGGGCATGAGCCACGACCTCGAAGCAGCCATCGCCGAAGGCGCGACCTGGGTGCGCATCGGTACGGCGCTGTTCGGTGAGCGTGACTACAGCAAGACCTGA
- a CDS encoding YggT family protein → MIGLNTAAVYILQTIGSFYLLIVLLRFVLQLVRADFYNPLSQFIVRATHPLLKPLRRIIPSLGGLDLASLVLALIVQFVLMALTLMLMGVGVGDPLLILVWSIIGVTALLLKVFFFALIISVILSWVAQGSHNPAALLVNQICEPLLTPIRRILPNLGGLDLSPIVAFLLLNLIDMLVIRNLAVSTGMFSGLSLAI, encoded by the coding sequence ATGATCGGTCTGAACACCGCAGCCGTTTACATCCTGCAGACCATCGGCAGCTTCTACCTGCTGATCGTGCTGCTGCGCTTCGTCCTGCAACTGGTGCGAGCGGACTTCTACAACCCGCTCAGCCAGTTCATCGTGCGCGCCACCCACCCGCTGCTCAAGCCGCTGCGTCGCATCATCCCCAGCCTCGGCGGGCTCGACCTGGCATCCCTGGTACTGGCGCTGATCGTGCAGTTCGTGCTGATGGCGCTGACCCTGATGCTGATGGGCGTCGGCGTCGGCGATCCGCTGCTGATTCTGGTCTGGTCGATCATTGGCGTCACCGCCCTGCTGCTCAAGGTGTTCTTCTTCGCCCTGATCATCAGCGTGATCCTCTCCTGGGTCGCCCAGGGCTCGCACAACCCGGCTGCACTGCTGGTCAATCAGATCTGCGAGCCGCTGCTGACGCCGATCCGCCGCATCCTGCCTAATCTGGGCGGCCTGGATCTGTCGCCCATCGTGGCGTTCCTGCTCCTCAACCTGATCGACATGCTGGTGATTCGCAACCTGGCCGTCAGCACCGGCATGTTCAGCGGGCTGAGCCTGGCGATCTGA
- a CDS encoding putative DNA modification/repair radical SAM protein, which produces MELIDKLTVLADAAKYDVSCASSGAPKRSSKGQSGMGATNGMGICHSFTPDGRCVALLKVLLTNFCLYDCQYCVNRRSSDVPRARFTPEEVVTLTLDFYRRNCISGLFLSSGIIRSADYTMEQLVRVAKLLREEHEFRGYIHLKTIPDASPELIAEAGRYADRLSVNIELPTESSLIRLAPEKSVAPIKLAMGTIRDGVEEASSEKRAPAFAPAGQSTQMIVGADATDDSTILHTAQSLYGDFRLKRVYYSAFSPIPQSPKSVPLEAPPLLREHRLYQADFLMRGYGFKAAELLDGPGNLALDIDPKLAWALNNRQHFPVDLNRADVTMIARIPGIGVLSAQRLIALRQQKRIRFEDVGRLRCALEKAKPFIVTQDYRPAQATRDSLLLRQQLSEAPRQMGLW; this is translated from the coding sequence ATGGAACTGATCGACAAGCTTACGGTACTCGCCGACGCCGCCAAATACGATGTCTCCTGCGCCAGCAGCGGCGCCCCCAAGCGCAGTTCCAAAGGCCAGAGCGGCATGGGGGCCACCAACGGCATGGGCATTTGTCACAGTTTCACGCCAGACGGCCGATGCGTCGCATTGCTGAAGGTGCTGCTGACCAACTTCTGCCTGTACGACTGCCAGTACTGCGTCAATCGCCGTTCCAGCGACGTGCCCCGCGCGCGCTTCACACCCGAAGAAGTGGTCACGCTGACCCTCGATTTCTACCGGCGCAACTGCATCAGCGGGCTGTTTCTCAGCTCCGGAATCATCCGCTCAGCCGACTACACCATGGAGCAGTTGGTGCGGGTCGCCAAGCTACTGCGCGAAGAACACGAATTTCGCGGCTATATCCATCTCAAGACCATTCCCGATGCATCACCGGAGTTGATAGCCGAGGCCGGACGCTATGCCGATCGTCTGAGCGTCAATATCGAGCTGCCTACCGAAAGCAGCCTGATCCGCCTCGCGCCGGAGAAAAGCGTGGCTCCGATCAAGCTGGCCATGGGCACTATTCGTGATGGCGTCGAAGAAGCGAGCAGTGAAAAGCGCGCGCCAGCCTTCGCCCCCGCCGGGCAGAGCACGCAGATGATCGTGGGGGCCGATGCCACCGACGACAGCACCATCCTGCACACTGCCCAGTCGCTGTATGGCGACTTTCGCCTTAAACGCGTTTATTACTCGGCGTTCAGCCCGATCCCGCAAAGCCCCAAGAGCGTGCCCCTCGAGGCACCGCCGCTGCTGCGCGAGCACCGTTTGTATCAGGCGGACTTCCTGATGCGTGGTTATGGCTTCAAAGCCGCCGAACTGCTCGATGGCCCCGGCAACCTGGCCTTGGACATCGACCCCAAGCTGGCCTGGGCGCTGAACAACCGCCAGCACTTTCCCGTCGACCTGAATCGTGCCGACGTGACCATGATCGCCCGCATACCTGGCATCGGCGTGCTCAGTGCCCAACGTCTGATCGCCCTGCGTCAGCAAAAACGTATTCGCTTCGAGGATGTTGGCCGCCTGCGCTGTGCTCTGGAGAAAGCCAAACCCTTCATCGTCACCCAGGATTACCGCCCCGCTCAGGCCACCCGCGACTCCTTGCTGCTACGTCAGCAACTGAGCGAAGCGCCCCGGCAGATGGGACTGTGGTAA
- a CDS encoding DUF167 domain-containing protein, with translation MDFHRWDGDALILDCHLQPKASNDAFAGLHGERLKIRLTAPPVDGKANAHLLAFLADAFGVAKSQVTLESGQQSRQKRVRIQAPRLLPADLGLTVRPT, from the coding sequence ATGGATTTCCACCGCTGGGACGGTGATGCACTGATCCTCGACTGCCACCTGCAGCCCAAAGCCAGCAATGATGCATTCGCCGGGCTGCATGGTGAGCGCTTGAAGATCCGCCTCACCGCACCGCCGGTGGACGGCAAGGCCAACGCGCACCTGCTGGCCTTCCTGGCCGATGCCTTCGGCGTCGCCAAGAGCCAGGTCACTCTGGAAAGTGGCCAGCAGAGCCGCCAGAAACGCGTGCGCATCCAGGCCCCCAGACTGCTGCCAGCCGATCTCGGCCTGACCGTTCGCCCTACCTGA
- the proC gene encoding pyrroline-5-carboxylate reductase yields the protein MTTPRIAFIGAGNMAASLIGGMLAQGLPASAIRASDRGAEQREKINREHGIEVLASNAEACRDADVIVLAVKPQVMKDVCLDLAPHLQAGQLIVSIAAGITSASLENWLGPRAVVRCMPNTPSLLRLGASGLYANARVSAEQRQQAEQLLNAVGLAVWLDEEKLIDAVTAVSGSGPAYFFLLIEAMTASGEKLGLPRDVAAKLTLQTALGAAQMALNSDVDAAELRRRVTSPAGTTEAAIKTFQAGGFDALVEQAVKAADHRSAELAEQLGQ from the coding sequence ATGACCACTCCCCGCATTGCCTTTATCGGTGCTGGCAACATGGCTGCCAGCCTGATCGGCGGGATGCTCGCCCAAGGGCTGCCGGCCAGCGCGATCCGCGCCAGCGACCGCGGCGCCGAGCAACGCGAGAAGATCAATCGGGAACACGGCATCGAGGTACTGGCCAGCAATGCCGAGGCGTGCCGCGATGCCGACGTGATAGTCCTGGCGGTCAAACCCCAGGTGATGAAGGACGTATGCCTCGACCTGGCGCCACACCTGCAGGCCGGCCAGCTGATCGTGTCCATCGCCGCCGGTATCACCAGCGCCAGCCTGGAAAACTGGCTCGGCCCGCGCGCGGTGGTGCGCTGCATGCCCAATACGCCGTCGCTGCTGCGCTTGGGCGCCAGCGGCCTGTACGCCAACGCCCGAGTCAGCGCCGAACAGCGCCAGCAGGCTGAACAGCTGCTCAACGCCGTCGGCCTGGCCGTGTGGCTGGACGAGGAGAAACTGATCGACGCAGTTACGGCCGTCTCCGGCAGCGGCCCGGCCTATTTCTTCCTGCTGATCGAAGCGATGACCGCCAGCGGCGAAAAGCTCGGCCTGCCCCGTGACGTCGCCGCCAAGCTCACCCTGCAGACCGCCCTGGGCGCCGCGCAGATGGCACTGAACAGTGATGTGGATGCCGCCGAGCTGCGTCGCCGCGTGACCTCACCGGCCGGCACCACCGAAGCGGCCATCAAGACATTCCAGGCAGGCGGCTTCGACGCGCTGGTCGAGCAGGCCGTCAAGGCCGCCGATCACCGCTCGGCCGAGCTGGCCGAACAACTGGGTCAATAA
- a CDS encoding dihydroorotase, translating into MRTRILGARVIDPSSGLDQVADIYVEGGKLSAIGQAPGGFEADQTLDAQGLIAAPGLVDLSVALREPGYSRKGSIASETLAAAAGGVTSLCCPPITKPVLDTSAVAELILDRAREAGHTKVFPIGALSKGLDGEQLAELVALRDAGCVAFGNGLNNFRNARTLRRALEYAATFDLTVIIHSQDHDLAEGGLAHEGATASFLGLSGIPETAETVALARDLLLVEQSGVRAHFSQLTSARGAQLIADAQARGLPVTADVALYQLILTDEALIDFSSLYHVQPPLRTRADRDGLREAVKSGVISAISSHHQPHERDAKLAPFGETEPGMSGVQLLLPLAMTLVQDGLLDLPTLLARLSSGPAEALRLPAGKLQVGGAADILLFDPQASTVAGESWYSKGRNSPFLGHCLPGQVRYTLVDGHISYEG; encoded by the coding sequence ATGCGTACCCGTATCCTCGGCGCCCGCGTCATCGACCCAAGCAGTGGCCTCGATCAGGTCGCCGATATCTATGTAGAAGGCGGCAAGCTGAGCGCCATCGGCCAGGCACCTGGCGGCTTCGAAGCCGATCAGACACTCGATGCCCAGGGCCTGATCGCCGCGCCCGGCCTGGTCGATCTGTCCGTCGCCCTGCGCGAGCCCGGCTATAGCCGCAAAGGCAGCATCGCCAGCGAAACCCTGGCGGCCGCTGCCGGCGGCGTCACCAGCCTGTGCTGCCCGCCCATCACCAAGCCGGTGCTGGATACCTCGGCGGTTGCCGAGCTGATTCTCGACCGCGCCCGCGAAGCGGGCCACACCAAGGTGTTTCCCATCGGCGCCCTGAGCAAAGGACTCGATGGCGAACAACTCGCTGAACTGGTCGCCCTGCGCGATGCGGGTTGCGTGGCGTTCGGCAACGGCCTGAACAATTTCCGCAACGCACGCACCCTGCGCCGCGCGCTGGAATATGCGGCGACGTTCGACCTTACAGTGATCATCCACTCTCAGGATCATGACCTCGCCGAAGGCGGTCTGGCCCACGAAGGTGCCACCGCCAGCTTTCTCGGTCTGTCGGGGATTCCGGAAACCGCCGAAACCGTAGCCCTGGCTCGAGACCTGCTGCTGGTCGAGCAGAGCGGCGTGCGTGCGCACTTCAGCCAGCTGACCAGCGCCCGTGGCGCACAGCTGATCGCCGACGCTCAGGCACGCGGCCTGCCGGTCACTGCCGACGTAGCGCTTTATCAACTGATCCTTACCGATGAAGCGCTGATCGACTTCTCCAGCCTCTACCACGTGCAACCGCCACTGCGCACCCGCGCCGACCGCGACGGCCTGCGTGAAGCGGTGAAGAGTGGAGTAATCAGCGCTATCTCCAGCCATCACCAGCCCCATGAGCGTGACGCCAAGCTGGCGCCTTTCGGCGAGACAGAGCCTGGTATGAGTGGCGTTCAGTTGCTGCTGCCGCTGGCGATGACACTGGTGCAGGACGGCCTGCTCGATCTGCCCACCCTGCTCGCCCGCCTGAGCAGTGGCCCGGCCGAGGCGCTGCGCCTGCCAGCTGGAAAACTGCAGGTCGGTGGTGCGGCGGATATCCTGCTGTTCGACCCACAGGCTTCAACCGTGGCTGGCGAGAGTTGGTATTCGAAGGGCCGCAATAGCCCCTTCCTTGGCCACTGCCTGCCTGGCCAGGTGCGTTATACGTTGGTGGATGGACATATCAGTTACGAGGGCTGA
- a CDS encoding TIGR03915 family putative DNA repair protein, with protein MHQVRFDGSFAGWREAARTQLRRGLAPHQLSWVQDSQENQDLFGQLDEPQQAVACNSPVRVPRTLLDQLESAARFRCAQRWALLYRILWRVAQGDQAAMLAGDIDGSELHARLKAVRREAHHLHAFLRFKPRDAAAGGPQLVAWHEPAHDILASASGHFAERLGRQTWMIATPDDGVFWDGEHLHYANPCPPEWQQLAQGTDDRNEAMWLAYYGSTFNPARLNRSVLETNMPVRFWRNLPEGPLIPRLMSLARAGAQADGQAQAVAAKSGKRIQRPPLRQTAISENAARDSRP; from the coding sequence ATGCACCAGGTTCGCTTCGATGGCAGCTTTGCCGGCTGGCGTGAAGCCGCCAGAACACAGCTACGCCGCGGCCTGGCCCCGCATCAGTTGAGCTGGGTGCAGGACAGCCAGGAGAATCAGGATCTGTTCGGCCAACTGGATGAGCCACAACAGGCCGTGGCCTGTAATAGCCCGGTGCGCGTACCCCGCACTCTGCTCGATCAGTTGGAAAGCGCCGCACGCTTTCGCTGCGCCCAACGCTGGGCACTGCTGTATCGCATTCTCTGGCGCGTCGCCCAGGGTGATCAGGCCGCTATGCTGGCGGGCGATATCGATGGCAGCGAGCTGCATGCGCGCCTCAAGGCGGTGCGTCGTGAAGCTCACCATCTGCATGCGTTTCTACGTTTCAAACCACGCGATGCAGCGGCCGGGGGCCCGCAGCTGGTGGCATGGCACGAGCCAGCGCACGACATCCTGGCCAGCGCCAGCGGGCACTTCGCCGAGCGCCTGGGTCGACAGACCTGGATGATCGCGACACCCGACGATGGCGTGTTCTGGGATGGTGAACACCTGCATTACGCGAACCCTTGCCCGCCTGAATGGCAGCAGCTGGCGCAGGGTACCGATGACCGTAACGAAGCGATGTGGCTGGCGTATTACGGCAGCACCTTCAATCCGGCGCGGCTCAATCGCAGCGTACTGGAAACCAATATGCCGGTACGCTTCTGGCGCAATCTGCCAGAAGGCCCGTTGATTCCAAGACTGATGAGCCTGGCCCGGGCAGGCGCCCAAGCGGATGGCCAGGCGCAGGCAGTGGCAGCGAAAAGCGGTAAGCGCATACAGCGCCCGCCGCTTCGCCAGACGGCAATCAGCGAAAACGCTGCCCGGGATTCTCGTCCGTGA
- a CDS encoding PilT/PilU family type 4a pilus ATPase has product MEFEKLLRLMVEKGGSDLFITAGVPPSMKVNGKIMPVTKTPLTPEMTRETVHSVMTEQQRRDFAENHECNFAISARGVGRFRVSAFYQRNLAGMVLRRIETNIPTLDDLKLPEILKKLALTKRGLVLFVGATGTGKSTSLAAMIGYRNKNSSGHIISIEDPIEYIHQHQNCIVTQREVGIDTDSFEVALKNTLRQAPDVILIGEVRTRETMDHAVAFAETGHLCLATLHANNANQALDRIINFFPADRQNQVWMDLSLNLKAIVAQQLIPTPDGKGRRAVIEVLINTPLAADLIRKGDVHELKALMKRSTEQGMQTFDQALYNLYSQGEITYEDALLYADSANDLRLMIKLGSETDGEHLTTMSQGLSLEVTDENPGQRFR; this is encoded by the coding sequence ATGGAATTCGAAAAACTGTTGCGCCTGATGGTCGAAAAAGGCGGCTCCGATCTGTTCATCACCGCTGGCGTGCCGCCATCGATGAAGGTCAATGGCAAGATCATGCCCGTGACCAAGACGCCGCTAACGCCGGAAATGACCCGCGAGACCGTCCACTCGGTGATGACCGAGCAGCAACGCCGGGATTTCGCCGAGAACCACGAGTGCAACTTCGCCATCAGTGCCCGAGGCGTCGGTCGTTTCCGCGTCAGTGCCTTTTACCAGCGCAACCTGGCTGGCATGGTGCTGCGCCGTATCGAGACCAACATCCCGACATTGGATGACCTCAAACTGCCGGAAATCCTCAAGAAGCTGGCTTTGACCAAGCGCGGTCTGGTGCTGTTCGTCGGCGCCACCGGTACGGGTAAGTCCACCTCGCTGGCAGCGATGATCGGCTACCGCAACAAGAACAGCAGTGGTCATATCATCTCCATCGAAGACCCGATCGAGTACATTCACCAGCACCAGAACTGCATCGTTACCCAGCGTGAAGTAGGTATCGATACCGATTCCTTCGAAGTGGCGCTGAAGAACACCCTGCGCCAGGCGCCGGACGTGATATTGATCGGTGAGGTACGAACTCGGGAAACCATGGATCACGCCGTGGCCTTCGCCGAGACTGGTCACCTGTGCCTGGCCACTCTGCACGCCAACAACGCCAACCAGGCTCTGGATCGGATCATCAACTTCTTCCCGGCGGATCGGCAGAATCAGGTATGGATGGATCTGTCGCTGAACCTCAAGGCCATCGTCGCCCAGCAATTGATTCCAACGCCGGATGGCAAGGGGCGTCGTGCTGTCATCGAGGTGTTGATCAATACCCCGCTGGCCGCCGACCTGATCCGCAAGGGCGATGTGCACGAGCTCAAAGCGCTGATGAAACGTTCTACTGAGCAGGGTATGCAAACCTTCGACCAGGCGCTGTACAACCTCTACAGTCAGGGCGAGATCACCTACGAAGATGCCTTGCTATACGCCGACTCGGCGAATGATCTGCGCCTGATGATCAAGCTTGGTTCGGAAACCGATGGCGAGCACCTGACCACTATGTCCCAGGGGCTGTCCCTGGAAGTCACGGACGAGAATCCCGGGCAGCGTTTTCGCTGA
- a CDS encoding type IV pilus twitching motility protein PilT, whose protein sequence is MDITELLAFSAKQGASDLHLSAGLPPMIRVDGDVRRINLPALDHKQVHALIYDIMNDKQRKDFEEFLETDFSFEVPGVARFRVNAFNQNRGSGAVFRTIPSKVLSMEDLGMGEIFKKVSDVPRGLVLVTGPTGSGKSTTLAAMLDYINSNKYHHILTVEDPIEFVHESKKCLINQREVHRDTHGFSEALRSALREDPDIILVGEMRDLETIRLALTAAETGHLVFGTLHTTSAAKTIDRVVDVFPAEEKSMVRSMLSESLQAVISQTLLKKIGGGRVAAHEIMIGTPAIRNLIREDKVAQMYSAIQTGGALGMQTLDACLKTLVSKGLVSRESAREKAKTPENF, encoded by the coding sequence ATGGATATCACCGAGCTGCTTGCCTTCAGCGCCAAGCAAGGCGCGTCGGATCTGCACCTCTCTGCAGGTCTGCCACCGATGATTCGGGTCGATGGCGACGTGCGTCGGATCAATCTGCCAGCCCTGGATCATAAACAGGTGCACGCGCTGATCTACGACATCATGAACGACAAGCAGCGCAAGGATTTCGAGGAATTCCTCGAGACCGACTTCTCGTTCGAAGTGCCGGGTGTAGCGCGCTTCCGGGTCAACGCCTTCAACCAGAACCGTGGCAGCGGTGCGGTATTCCGTACCATTCCTTCCAAGGTGCTGAGCATGGAAGACCTCGGCATGGGTGAGATCTTCAAGAAGGTCTCCGACGTGCCGCGCGGGCTGGTGTTGGTAACCGGGCCAACCGGTTCGGGCAAGTCCACTACCCTGGCGGCGATGCTCGATTACATCAACAGCAACAAGTACCACCACATCCTCACCGTCGAAGACCCGATCGAATTCGTTCACGAGTCGAAGAAGTGCCTGATCAACCAGCGTGAGGTGCACCGCGACACCCACGGCTTCTCCGAAGCCCTGCGCTCGGCACTGCGCGAAGACCCGGACATCATCCTGGTCGGCGAGATGCGCGACCTGGAAACCATCCGCCTGGCGCTGACCGCTGCAGAAACCGGTCACCTGGTGTTCGGCACCCTGCACACCACCTCTGCGGCCAAGACCATCGACCGGGTGGTCGACGTGTTCCCGGCGGAAGAGAAGTCCATGGTGCGTTCGATGCTTTCCGAATCGCTGCAGGCGGTGATTTCCCAGACCCTGCTGAAGAAGATCGGCGGCGGTCGTGTGGCCGCCCACGAAATCATGATTGGCACCCCAGCGATCCGTAACCTGATCCGCGAAGACAAGGTGGCGCAGATGTACTCGGCCATCCAGACTGGCGGTGCGCTGGGCATGCAAACCCTGGATGCGTGCCTGAAAACCCTCGTCTCCAAAGGGCTGGTCAGCCGCGAGAGTGCGCGGGAAAAAGCCAAGACACCTGAAAACTTCTAA
- a CDS encoding dynamin-like GTPase family protein, with translation MSMERLSEQVDAYVAWKRELVREITRYRSWLAHNRLSSEGVEARLERALRLLRTDHITLAFVGEFSRGKTELINSLFFSEYGQRLLPSQAGRTTMCPTEILYDPGAERPYIRLLPIETRIAEASVAQFKRTPRHWVNIPLDTSDPDNMAKAFAQVAASKVMPVEQAIGLGFHPDNLETTNTPGQVLVPAWRHAIVNFDHPLLRQGLRILDTPGLNALGCEPELTLSMLPNAQAIIFLLSADTGVTASDLDIWQQHVQPLDEETQSCLFAVLNKIDVLWDDLAGDAFVTHAIERVRLQAARHLGIAPQDILPLSAKQALLAKVRKDPALLARSQMASLETLLCERIVAQKERLLEERVVRQVLAMLNNSQHVLGLRMGKVNEQLGLLDERRQDNGQMLLELTARTKDDHTLHHKRLVALKTNQRLLRNQGERLKASAQPEKLDVHLNLLRRQLTGSWTTLGINQSIQHFFTAVENDLHSLSHDAEMANRMVDAIYHRHNVENPLQAVDAPTFELTRYVRELRHLQKKADRFRLRLKTLLTEQRSLSRRFFATLVQEVIGLHRRLRRDAEQWADEALMPLMQHTLEHKQLLEGHMLRLKALAQDTQNGRQRRQQLAQYGDELKQQLAQAGEMLRIMRRPAPIQRQGKVVTLPGMLRPQASAE, from the coding sequence ATGAGCATGGAACGCCTCAGTGAACAGGTAGATGCCTACGTTGCCTGGAAGCGCGAACTGGTTCGCGAGATCACCCGCTACCGCAGTTGGCTCGCCCACAACCGGCTGAGCAGCGAAGGCGTCGAAGCGCGCCTGGAGCGGGCACTGCGCCTGCTGCGTACCGATCACATCACCCTGGCCTTCGTCGGCGAATTCTCCCGCGGTAAAACCGAGCTGATCAACAGCCTGTTCTTCTCCGAATACGGCCAGCGCTTACTGCCCTCTCAAGCTGGGCGTACGACCATGTGCCCGACGGAAATTCTCTACGACCCAGGCGCTGAGCGCCCTTATATCCGCCTGCTGCCGATCGAGACGCGCATCGCCGAAGCCAGCGTCGCGCAGTTCAAGCGCACGCCCCGTCACTGGGTGAACATCCCGCTAGACACCAGCGACCCGGACAACATGGCCAAGGCCTTCGCCCAGGTGGCGGCCAGCAAGGTCATGCCTGTCGAACAGGCTATCGGACTCGGCTTTCATCCAGACAACCTGGAAACCACCAACACCCCCGGCCAGGTACTGGTACCGGCCTGGCGCCACGCCATCGTCAACTTCGATCATCCACTGCTGCGTCAGGGTCTGCGCATCCTCGACACGCCGGGCCTGAACGCTCTGGGCTGTGAACCGGAACTGACCCTGTCGATGCTACCCAACGCCCAGGCGATCATCTTTCTGCTGTCCGCCGATACGGGGGTTACCGCCAGCGACCTGGACATCTGGCAGCAGCACGTCCAGCCCCTCGACGAAGAAACCCAGAGCTGCCTGTTCGCCGTCCTGAACAAGATCGATGTGCTCTGGGATGACCTCGCCGGTGATGCGTTTGTCACCCACGCCATCGAGCGGGTACGTCTGCAGGCGGCGCGTCATCTGGGCATCGCCCCTCAAGACATCCTGCCGCTTTCGGCCAAGCAGGCACTACTCGCCAAGGTGCGCAAGGATCCTGCGCTGCTCGCCCGCAGCCAGATGGCCAGCCTGGAGACGCTGCTTTGCGAACGCATCGTGGCGCAGAAGGAGCGCCTGCTTGAAGAGCGCGTGGTGCGCCAGGTGCTGGCCATGCTCAATAACAGCCAGCATGTGCTCGGGCTGCGCATGGGTAAGGTCAACGAGCAGTTGGGCTTGCTCGATGAGCGCCGTCAGGACAATGGGCAAATGTTGCTGGAACTGACCGCCCGTACCAAGGACGACCACACCCTGCACCACAAGCGCCTGGTTGCCTTGAAAACCAACCAGCGCCTGCTGCGCAATCAGGGCGAGCGACTGAAAGCATCCGCACAGCCGGAAAAACTCGACGTTCACCTTAACCTGCTGCGCCGCCAGCTCACAGGCAGCTGGACGACGCTGGGGATCAATCAATCCATCCAGCACTTCTTCACCGCCGTCGAGAATGACCTGCACAGCCTGTCCCATGATGCCGAGATGGCCAACCGCATGGTCGATGCCATCTACCACCGGCACAATGTGGAGAACCCATTGCAGGCCGTTGATGCACCGACTTTCGAGCTGACGCGCTACGTACGCGAGTTGCGCCACCTACAGAAAAAGGCCGACCGTTTCCGCCTGCGTCTCAAGACGCTACTGACCGAGCAACGCAGCCTCAGCCGGCGCTTCTTCGCCACTCTGGTGCAAGAGGTCATTGGCCTACACCGCCGCCTGCGCCGTGACGCCGAGCAGTGGGCCGATGAAGCGCTGATGCCGCTGATGCAGCACACCCTGGAACACAAGCAGTTGCTGGAAGGCCACATGCTGCGCCTCAAGGCGCTGGCGCAAGACACCCAAAACGGCCGCCAACGCCGCCAGCAACTGGCGCAGTATGGCGATGAGTTGAAACAGCAACTGGCTCAGGCCGGCGAGATGCTACGCATCATGCGTCGCCCCGCGCCAATCCAGCGCCAGGGCAAAGTGGTGACGTTGCCCGGCATGCTGCGCCCTCAAGCCAGCGCCGAATAA
- a CDS encoding NINE protein, whose amino-acid sequence MQRPDTHSKIIGYLLWIFGFLGAHRFYYGKPVTGTIWFFTLGLLFVGWIIDLFLIPAMDREADLRFTAGKTDFNVAWILLTFLGIFGVHRMYQGKWITGILYLFTGGLFLVGVLYDFWTLNNQVSIKNAREG is encoded by the coding sequence ATGCAGCGTCCTGACACCCACAGCAAGATCATCGGTTATCTGTTATGGATTTTCGGTTTCCTCGGCGCTCACCGTTTTTATTACGGCAAGCCGGTCACCGGCACCATCTGGTTTTTCACCCTGGGTTTGTTGTTCGTTGGCTGGATCATCGACCTGTTCCTGATCCCCGCCATGGATCGTGAAGCGGATCTGCGTTTCACCGCCGGAAAGACCGACTTCAATGTCGCCTGGATTTTACTGACGTTCCTCGGCATCTTCGGCGTGCACCGCATGTACCAAGGCAAGTGGATCACCGGCATCCTGTATCTATTCACCGGCGGGCTATTTCTGGTCGGTGTGCTTTACGATTTCTGGACGCTGAATAACCAGGTGTCGATCAAGAATGCGCGGGAGGGCTAG